A genome region from Anopheles stephensi strain Indian chromosome 2, UCI_ANSTEP_V1.0, whole genome shotgun sequence includes the following:
- the LOC118502448 gene encoding protein TonB-like, protein MRFLIVLAMLATVAIANPLINIRVNVDSQNEAGPLPPGPPPPGPPPPPGPGPDPELPPPQPYTKQQLKRDLPGDVPDVVFPVNEETPAGTLVNIEVFVDNQRQGSLPIVPEYPPAVPY, encoded by the coding sequence ATGCGCTTCCTAATCGTGCTGGCCATGCTGGCCACTGTGGCCATTGCCAATCCGCTGATCAACATTCGAGTGAACGTTGATAGCCAGAACGAGGCGGGACCACTACCACCAGGTCCGCCACCACCAggtccgccaccaccaccgggaccGGGACCGGATCCGGAACTGCCGCCACCGCAGCCCTACACCAAGCAGCAACTGAAACGTGACCTGCCTGGTGACGTCCCAGACGTGGTCTTCCCCGTGAACGAAGAGACTCCGGCCGGAACGCTGGTCAACATTGAGGTATTCGTTGACAACCAGCGCCAGGGCAGTTTGCCAATTGTTCCGGAGTATCCACCAGCAGTGCCCTACTAA